TTTTTTTCGGTTGAAGTTTGAATTATTATTTTTTCTTCAAGCCAACCACAATGCAAAATGGTACTACCTTCTTCCATTAATAAGACCTTTTCCATATTAGTATTAAAATCATACACAGCTATCCCGTTAGTAAACGGAATATTACCACCTTCAAAATCTTTGGGTTTAGTGTAAACTGCCATTGTTGCATTTTGATTAAGAAAAATTTGTGAGCTTGCTTGCTCTTTTTCAAGAATTACTTCCTCTTCTCCATTAAATAAAACCTTACGAAGAGAATAATCTTTTCCTACATAAATAATATCGCCATTAGGGAAAGCATCAGCTGAAAGACCATCTAAAACTAATGTTTTATTTGTATCCAAGTATTTTACACTCAACTTTATTTCTGGTAGCACCTCTCCGTATAATAGTGTGATTTCCACTTTGTCATTTTGTTGAAGATTCATGCGCCTTAAATTATTAGTATATCCTCCTATTAACACACATGCTCCAACAATCATAATACAGATAGCTACTATTAATATTTTATTAGTTTTCATTCTTAGCACCTCCATAATGAATTAAATTATTATCATAGGGGCATATTCGTGTTGTTGAGTTAGTATAAACATTAAAATCTAAGTGATCACCGCTGGAATATCCTGTGTTTCCCATCAATGCAATTCTTACATTTTGGTTTATGTTGTCATTTAAATTTACAATATTAGATTGATATTTGAGGTGCCCATATACACTATAAGTGCCATCAAGATGGTCTATTTTGATATAAGTACCCCAATCTGGAGGACCTGCTGGGTAATTATTATATTCGTCTTGTTCCACCTTTATTACTCTTCCACCCTTTGCTGCGTAAATATTATCACCTGTTTTACCATCGTAATCTGTTGCCTTATGCCCATCATAAGCATGACCATACGCCCAAGAAGTACCTGTCCATCCTGTCCAATCTCTTATATTTCCACTAGTAGTATCTAAATCAAAAAAAGAGGAAATGGGAATAAATTCAGCTACTGGTCTTGAGTATTCTTTTATTGACTTTTTGTTTACTCTAAGCCTATATTCCCCATCAGAGCTAGACCATTGATATGCTTTAATTAAAAATGCATAATCACCAGTAGAGGTTGTATTGTAGACAATATGCTCAGCTGTAGTTTCACTTTCTAACGACGTACCTACTAAATTACCGTTAGGGTTATATAAGAAAATATCATAATCATTCGGTAATTTATACATATCAATTACAATTTGTTCGCCACTTGAAGCAGAAATTTTGTACCAATCTTGATCAATGGCGTTATCTATAGTTGCTCTATATTCATAGTTACCAAAGGTTAGATTTGAAGTATACAAAAGGTTATCATTAGGCTCATAATCGTCGTAACTAGATGAAAAATATGTAGATAATGAATAGCTATTATTTGCATCAAAACTATTATCAGGCACAATTCTAACATAATAATCTGCTGTTGCACCAATATAACTAAACTGTTCTTTGCTATTACCTGAGTAGTGAGATTTGCTCTTTAAATATAAGGTATTACTGACAAGTTTATAAAGGTATATATCATAATCACAACTGGTAGGGATATTTTTTAATTCTACAGTTATTTTCCCTGGATTAGGCATAGAAATTTTAAACCAGTCTATATCACTGGTAGAACTTATTGTTCCTGTAATTTCAGTTGCAAAGGCTATTGAATTAGCTTGGTGAGGCTCATTATTAGGCTCAGATTCAGATACTGCCATTATTGAAACATTACTTGTTTTTGATATGTTTTCAACTATAAACTCTTCGATATAGTTTGACTTACCATCTTGAAGCTTTACTTGAATCTGAGAATCACTATAATTTATTAAGTTCTCCTTCTCCATATTAAGAGATATACTAAAAGCATGTAAAGGTATTATTAAAAACAGACACACAACAAATAATCCTAACTTCTTCTTCATAGGTTTAACCCTCCTTAATGTTAATTTAATCTTAAATTGCTTCCTTATCTTTGCAAAATTATCTGCCTCTCAATTGGAAGCTTATTTTTTTTATATGTTATTATATACCATATTTTGCTTATATTATGTCGACTTATGTATGTGAATTTAGGTTAAATAAAAACTGGCATAAAACATTATTTTACTTCATTTCATAATAATGTTATTTATATAACGTAAAGAGAAGTAGTTTTTCGCAAACTACTTCTCTTTATATTAAAACCTTTTATGTTGTTTTCCGTTGATTAGAATAAAACTAACTATTGTTATACTACTTCTGTACAGCCGCTTTTAATAATTACTTTATAATTTTACAAATATTATTAGAGAACTCTACAGGATCACTAATTGGTAAACCCTCTATTAATAAAGCCTGATTATACAATAGGTTGGTATAAACCTCTAGTTTATCATTGTCTTTATCAAAGGCATTTTTTAAGGCTTCAAAAACTTGGTGATTAAGATTAATTTCTAATATTTTATCTGCTTTAATTCCTTGATTATTAGGCATAGTATTTAAGATTTTTTCCATTTCAATAGAGACTTCGCCCTCATTAGCTAAACACACAGGGTGAGTTTTTAATCTTTTAGAGGCTCGTACTTCTTTAACTTTATCTGCTAAAATTTCTTTCATTTTGA
This Clostridium sp. 'deep sea' DNA region includes the following protein-coding sequences:
- a CDS encoding peptidoglycan DD-metalloendopeptidase family protein, coding for MKKKLGLFVVCLFLIIPLHAFSISLNMEKENLINYSDSQIQVKLQDGKSNYIEEFIVENISKTSNVSIMAVSESEPNNEPHQANSIAFATEITGTISSTSDIDWFKISMPNPGKITVELKNIPTSCDYDIYLYKLVSNTLYLKSKSHYSGNSKEQFSYIGATADYYVRIVPDNSFDANNSYSLSTYFSSSYDDYEPNDNLLYTSNLTFGNYEYRATIDNAIDQDWYKISASSGEQIVIDMYKLPNDYDIFLYNPNGNLVGTSLESETTAEHIVYNTTSTGDYAFLIKAYQWSSSDGEYRLRVNKKSIKEYSRPVAEFIPISSFFDLDTTSGNIRDWTGWTGTSWAYGHAYDGHKATDYDGKTGDNIYAAKGGRVIKVEQDEYNNYPAGPPDWGTYIKIDHLDGTYSVYGHLKYQSNIVNLNDNINQNVRIALMGNTGYSSGDHLDFNVYTNSTTRICPYDNNLIHYGGAKNEN